One part of the Anaeromyxobacter sp. Fw109-5 genome encodes these proteins:
- a CDS encoding deoxyribodipyrimidine photolyase — MSRAVGLEERIRAANDAPVRRERAYVLYWMTAARRVRFNPALERAIALARELERPVAILEALRVGDPYASDRLHAFVLQGMAENARRLAGRVLHHPYVERAPGEGEGLLEALAARACAVVTDDLPTFFLPRQCAAAAAQVDVRVEAVDGSCVVPFRLAGKDFPTAHAYRRHLQRLLPAWLDRLPSADPLARAALPPPPALSRGIAQRWPAVTPDALARPARLTASLPIDHGVPPAPLRGGARAAGVRLARWLEQGLPRYADARSDPDEEGVASGLSPWLHFGHVSSFEVVRAVLRREGWTPALLSPGVTGARSGWWGVSAAAEAFLDQLVTWRELGFATCAHRADHREYGSLPAWARATLEAHAGDPRPHAYDRDTLDAARTHDPLWNAAQRQLRVEGVIHNALRMLWGKKILEWSPSPRAALEAALELNDRWALDGRDPNSVSGVFWCLGRYDRPWGPERPIFGTVRYMSSQNSARKWAVRRYLARHGPA; from the coding sequence GTGAGCCGTGCCGTGGGCCTCGAGGAGCGCATCCGCGCCGCGAACGACGCGCCGGTGAGGCGCGAGCGCGCGTACGTGCTGTACTGGATGACCGCCGCGCGCCGCGTCCGCTTCAACCCGGCGCTGGAGCGGGCGATCGCGCTCGCCCGCGAGCTGGAGAGGCCCGTCGCGATCCTGGAGGCGCTCCGCGTCGGCGACCCCTACGCGAGCGACCGGCTGCACGCCTTCGTCCTGCAGGGAATGGCCGAGAACGCGCGCCGCCTCGCGGGGCGCGTGCTCCACCACCCCTACGTCGAGCGCGCGCCCGGGGAGGGCGAGGGGCTCCTCGAGGCGCTGGCCGCGCGCGCGTGCGCGGTGGTGACGGACGACCTCCCGACGTTCTTCCTCCCTCGCCAGTGCGCGGCGGCCGCGGCGCAGGTGGACGTCCGGGTCGAGGCGGTGGACGGGAGCTGCGTCGTGCCGTTCCGCCTCGCCGGGAAGGACTTCCCGACCGCCCACGCCTACCGCCGCCACCTCCAGCGACTCCTGCCGGCGTGGCTCGACCGGCTCCCGTCCGCGGATCCCCTCGCGCGCGCCGCGCTGCCGCCGCCGCCGGCGCTGTCGCGCGGCATCGCGCAGCGCTGGCCCGCGGTGACCCCCGACGCGCTCGCGCGACCCGCGCGCCTCACCGCGTCGCTCCCCATCGATCACGGCGTGCCGCCCGCACCGCTCCGCGGCGGCGCCCGCGCCGCCGGGGTGAGGCTGGCGCGCTGGCTGGAGCAGGGGCTGCCCCGCTACGCGGACGCGCGCAGCGATCCGGACGAGGAGGGGGTCGCGAGCGGGCTGTCGCCCTGGCTGCACTTCGGCCACGTCTCCTCGTTCGAGGTGGTGCGGGCGGTGCTGCGCCGCGAGGGCTGGACGCCGGCGCTCCTCTCGCCCGGCGTCACCGGGGCGCGCTCCGGGTGGTGGGGCGTCTCGGCGGCGGCGGAGGCGTTCCTCGATCAGCTCGTCACCTGGCGCGAGCTCGGCTTCGCGACCTGCGCGCACCGGGCCGATCACCGCGAGTACGGCTCGCTCCCGGCCTGGGCGCGCGCGACGCTCGAGGCCCACGCGGGCGACCCGCGCCCCCACGCGTACGACCGGGACACGCTCGACGCGGCCCGGACGCACGATCCGCTCTGGAACGCGGCGCAGCGGCAGCTGCGCGTCGAGGGCGTCATCCACAACGCGCTCCGGATGCTCTGGGGCAAGAAGATCCTCGAGTGGTCGCCGTCGCCGCGCGCGGCGCTCGAGGCCGCGCTCGAGCTCAACGACCGCTGGGCGCTCGACGGGCGCGACCCGAACTCCGTCTCCGGCGTGTTCTGGTGCCTCGGCCGCTACGACCGTCCGTGGGGGCCCGAGCGGCCGATCTTCGGGACCGTCCGCTACATGTCGAGCCAGAACAGCGCGCGGAAGTGGGCGGTCCGGCGCTACCTCGCTCGCCACGGCCCGGCTTAG
- a CDS encoding DUF523 and DUF1722 domain-containing protein, protein MAKARLRLGVSSCLLGRNVRYDGQHKRDPFLVEVLGDFVEWVPVCPELEVGMGVPREPIRLVGPSRSPRLVAERSGADHTEAMRRYAEARVAELEGLELSGYVTKKDSPSCGMARVRVYPQKGGPPRRDGVGAFARVLLEAMPLLPVEEEGRLADPALRESFIERIFAYARWKAAVAAGMRRGDLVAFHAAHKLALLAHSPSAYRRLGALVASMKKGSIAPVVDAYGRGFMEALRVPATRGRHTNVLQHMLGYFRDALPRDDRKELEEVVRDYGRGLVPLVVPQTLFRHHVRREGVAYLAAQTYLDPDPKELMLRNRV, encoded by the coding sequence GTGGCCAAGGCCCGGCTCCGTCTCGGCGTCTCCTCCTGCCTGCTCGGACGGAACGTCCGCTACGACGGGCAGCACAAGCGCGACCCCTTCCTGGTGGAGGTGCTCGGCGACTTCGTGGAGTGGGTGCCGGTCTGCCCGGAGCTGGAGGTCGGGATGGGCGTGCCCCGCGAGCCGATCCGCCTCGTCGGGCCCTCCCGGTCCCCGCGGCTCGTCGCCGAGCGCAGCGGGGCCGATCACACCGAGGCGATGCGGCGCTACGCCGAGGCGCGCGTGGCGGAGCTCGAGGGGCTCGAGCTCTCGGGGTACGTGACGAAGAAGGACTCGCCCTCGTGCGGCATGGCGCGCGTCCGGGTCTATCCACAGAAGGGCGGACCGCCCCGGCGCGACGGCGTCGGCGCGTTCGCGCGCGTGCTCCTCGAGGCGATGCCGCTGCTGCCGGTGGAGGAGGAGGGGCGCCTCGCCGATCCGGCGCTGCGGGAGAGCTTCATCGAGCGGATCTTCGCCTACGCGCGCTGGAAGGCCGCGGTCGCGGCGGGGATGCGCCGCGGCGACCTCGTGGCGTTCCACGCGGCGCACAAGCTCGCGCTCCTCGCCCACAGCCCCTCGGCGTACCGGCGGCTCGGCGCGCTCGTCGCGTCGATGAAGAAGGGCTCCATCGCGCCGGTGGTCGACGCGTACGGACGCGGCTTCATGGAGGCGCTGCGCGTGCCGGCGACGCGCGGGCGGCACACCAACGTGCTGCAGCACATGCTCGGCTACTTCCGCGACGCCCTCCCGCGCGACGACCGCAAGGAGCTGGAGGAGGTCGTCCGCGACTACGGGCGCGGGCTCGTTCCGCTCGTCGTGCCGCAGACGCTGTTCCGCCACCACGTCCGACGGGAGGGCGTCGCGTACCTCGCCGCGCAGACCTACCTCGATCCGGATCCCAAGGAGCTCATGCTGCGGAACCGCGTGTGA